One genomic segment of Pseudomonas fortuita includes these proteins:
- a CDS encoding mechanosensitive ion channel family protein produces MLCSTLLHAEGLEPSATPAGAATPEPAALQIINRTVFVFRATLLGETPQVRALRAKSAIEEALQDEDDQGIRIDSILNSYLVLLGDRRAFIVTPQDAAANDITAREAAELAAENLRLVVEETRQARSVRFLLNAVGYSAAATLLFMLLAKGARGVRRKLLGLLPRLMGKHSERFRVGQTPLFDLQNLYYLADRSLWLVYWLVLLLLCYQWLGFVLSQFPYTRAWGESLNVYLMALLGYLVSGILHAIPGLAVALSIFFIARGISAFSKRVLRRMARPGTLKWLTEETLQPTMRLTSLAIWLFALVMAYPYLPGSGTDAFKGLSVLLGLMISLGATSVVGQAAAGLILTYTRTLRAGEFVRVGDYEGTVTEVGIFTTTIRTGLGEVLTLPNSMITGTVTKNYSRIVEGPGYVVDTVVTIGYDTPWRQVEAMLLEAARRTDGVLAKPEPQVFQTALSDFYPEYRLVAQAIPSLPRPRALLLSLLHANIQDVFNEYGVQIMSPHYLGDPLQAKWVPREQWYADPAKPEHPQPPSKP; encoded by the coding sequence ATGCTGTGCTCAACCCTCCTACATGCAGAGGGCCTGGAGCCTTCAGCGACGCCAGCCGGTGCTGCAACGCCTGAACCTGCAGCGCTGCAAATCATCAACCGCACGGTATTTGTCTTTCGTGCCACCTTGCTGGGTGAAACACCACAGGTTCGAGCCCTTCGGGCCAAGTCGGCCATTGAAGAGGCGTTGCAGGATGAAGATGACCAGGGCATTAGAATCGACTCTATCCTGAACAGTTACCTGGTACTGCTGGGCGATCGCCGCGCGTTCATCGTCACACCGCAGGACGCCGCCGCCAACGATATCACCGCGCGCGAAGCCGCCGAGCTGGCCGCAGAGAACCTGCGCCTGGTGGTCGAGGAAACACGCCAGGCGCGCAGCGTGCGCTTTCTGCTCAATGCTGTCGGCTATTCGGCGGCGGCCACCTTGCTGTTCATGCTTCTGGCCAAGGGCGCGCGAGGTGTGCGGCGCAAGCTTTTGGGGCTGTTGCCCAGACTGATGGGCAAGCACTCCGAGCGTTTCAGGGTGGGTCAAACACCCCTGTTCGACCTGCAGAACCTCTACTACCTGGCCGATCGTTCGCTGTGGCTGGTGTACTGGCTGGTGCTGCTATTGCTCTGCTACCAATGGCTGGGCTTCGTACTGTCGCAGTTCCCCTATACCCGGGCGTGGGGTGAAAGCCTGAATGTCTACCTGATGGCGCTGCTCGGCTACCTGGTCAGCGGTATCCTTCACGCCATCCCTGGGCTTGCCGTTGCCCTGTCGATTTTCTTCATTGCCCGCGGTATCAGCGCGTTTTCCAAACGGGTGCTGCGGCGCATGGCACGGCCGGGCACGTTGAAGTGGCTTACCGAAGAAACCCTGCAGCCCACCATGCGGCTGACGTCATTGGCGATCTGGCTGTTCGCCCTGGTGATGGCCTACCCGTACCTGCCTGGCTCAGGTACCGATGCGTTCAAGGGCCTGTCGGTACTGCTCGGGCTGATGATCTCGCTCGGGGCCACCAGTGTCGTCGGCCAGGCTGCGGCCGGGCTGATTCTCACCTATACAAGGACGCTGCGCGCCGGTGAGTTCGTGCGCGTGGGCGACTACGAAGGCACGGTGACCGAGGTGGGCATATTCACCACCACCATCCGCACCGGCCTTGGCGAGGTGCTCACGCTGCCCAATTCCATGATCACGGGCACCGTGACGAAAAACTACTCACGCATCGTCGAGGGGCCAGGCTATGTGGTCGATACGGTGGTGACCATCGGCTACGACACGCCGTGGCGGCAGGTCGAAGCCATGTTGCTGGAGGCGGCCCGGCGTACCGATGGCGTACTGGCAAAACCCGAACCCCAGGTGTTCCAGACGGCGCTGTCGGATTTTTATCCGGAGTACCGCCTGGTGGCCCAGGCCATTCCGTCGCTGCCCAGGCCACGCGCCCTCCTGCTCAGCCTGCTGCACGCCAATATCCAGGACGTTTTCAACGAGTACGGCGTGCAGATCATGTCGCCCCACTACCTCGGCGACCCGCTGCAGGCCAAGTGGGTGCCAAGGGAGCAGTGGTACGCCGACCCTGCCAAGCCAGAACATCCGCAACCACCCAGCAAGCCTTGA
- the paaX gene encoding phenylacetic acid degradation operon negative regulatory protein PaaX, whose product MSNLAPLNHLITRFQEQTPIRASSLIITLYGDAIEPHGGTVWLGSLINLLEPIGINERLIRTSIFRLTKEGWLTAEKVGRRSYYSLTGTGRRRFEKAFKRVYSASLPAWDGAWTLVLLSQLEASKRKAVREELEWQGYGAIAPNVLGCPRADRADLATTLRELDATDDSIVFETHTQQVLASKAMRAQVRESWRIQELGEHYSEFIRLFRPLWQALKEQKELDAQDCFLARTLLIHEYRRLLLRDPQLPDELLPGDWEGRAARQLCRNLYRLVWDKAEAWLGTALETADGPLPDVNESFYKRFGGLG is encoded by the coding sequence ATGAGCAATCTTGCACCACTGAACCATTTGATCACCCGCTTTCAGGAGCAGACGCCAATCCGCGCCAGCTCGCTGATCATCACGCTGTACGGCGATGCCATCGAGCCTCACGGCGGGACCGTCTGGCTGGGTAGCCTGATCAACCTGCTGGAGCCGATAGGTATCAACGAGCGGTTGATCCGCACGTCGATCTTTCGCCTGACCAAGGAAGGCTGGCTGACCGCCGAAAAAGTCGGCCGGCGCAGCTATTACAGCCTCACCGGCACGGGCCGGCGCCGTTTCGAAAAAGCCTTCAAGCGCGTTTACAGTGCGAGCCTGCCCGCCTGGGACGGCGCCTGGACGCTGGTGTTGCTGTCGCAGCTGGAGGCCAGCAAGCGCAAGGCCGTGCGCGAAGAACTGGAGTGGCAAGGCTACGGCGCCATCGCCCCGAACGTACTCGGCTGCCCGCGCGCTGATCGTGCCGACCTGGCGACCACCTTGCGCGAGCTGGACGCCACTGACGACAGCATCGTCTTCGAAACCCACACCCAGCAAGTACTGGCCTCCAAGGCCATGCGCGCCCAGGTGCGGGAGAGCTGGCGGATCCAGGAACTGGGCGAGCACTACAGCGAATTCATCCGCTTGTTCCGGCCGCTGTGGCAGGCGCTCAAGGAGCAGAAAGAGCTCGATGCCCAGGACTGCTTCCTGGCACGGACCTTGTTGATCCACGAGTACCGCCGGCTGCTGCTGCGTGACCCGCAGTTGCCGGATGAGCTGCTGCCTGGGGACTGGGAAGGCAGGGCTGCTCGCCAGTTGTGCCGTAACCTCTATCGGCTGGTGTGGGACAAGGCCGAAGCGTGGCTGGGGACCGCGCTGGAGACGGCGGATGGGCCGCTGCCGGATGTCAACGAGAGCTTCTACAAGCGGTTTGGTGGTTTGGGCTGA
- the paaY gene encoding phenylacetic acid degradation protein PaaY encodes MPCYRLDGLTPVVHPTAYVHPSAVLIGDVIVGPRCYIGPLASLRGDFGRIVLEEGANLQDTCVMHGFPGGDTVVERNGHIGHGAVLHGCRVGEDALIGMNAVVMDGAHVAPGCIVAATAFVKAGFECAAQSLVMGSPALVKRPLTDQELAWKQAGTAQYQELTQRCMTSMVECPPLAEAEVGRPRMEDTGFRPKGQASA; translated from the coding sequence ATGCCTTGCTATCGACTGGACGGCCTGACGCCCGTGGTTCACCCGACCGCCTACGTGCACCCAAGTGCAGTACTGATCGGCGATGTCATCGTCGGCCCTCGTTGCTACATAGGCCCCTTGGCATCGCTCAGGGGCGACTTCGGCCGCATCGTGCTAGAGGAGGGCGCCAACCTTCAGGACACCTGCGTGATGCATGGCTTCCCGGGTGGTGACACCGTAGTAGAGCGCAACGGGCACATCGGCCATGGCGCCGTGCTGCACGGATGCCGCGTGGGCGAAGACGCCTTGATCGGCATGAACGCAGTGGTCATGGATGGCGCCCACGTAGCGCCAGGCTGCATCGTTGCGGCCACCGCTTTCGTCAAGGCCGGCTTCGAATGTGCGGCTCAGAGCCTGGTGATGGGTTCGCCAGCGCTGGTAAAGCGCCCGTTGACCGATCAGGAGCTGGCCTGGAAGCAGGCCGGCACTGCGCAGTACCAGGAACTGACGCAGCGCTGCATGACCAGCATGGTCGAATGCCCGCCGCTGGCCGAGGCAGAAGTGGGGCGCCCGCGTATGGAAGACACCGGCTTCAGGCCCAAAGGCCAGGCAAGCGCATGA
- the paaF gene encoding 2,3-dehydroadipyl-CoA hydratase PaaF, which yields MPRYLNVQAPENGVQLITLQRPEALNALCTELLAELATALDTAAQDDQTAAVVVTGNRKAFAAGADIREMAERDLVGILNDPRVAHWQRIAGFAKPLIAAVNGYALGGGCELVMCADIVIAGTDARFGQPEINLGIIPGAGGTQRLLRAVGKPLAMQMVLTGEAISARHAQQAGLVSEVTQPEFTVERALHVARSIAAKAPLAVRLAKEALLKAGDTDLASGLRFERHAFTLLAGTADRDEGIRAFQEKRQARFQGR from the coding sequence ATGCCGCGATATCTCAATGTGCAGGCGCCGGAAAACGGCGTTCAGCTCATCACCTTGCAACGGCCAGAGGCTCTCAACGCCCTGTGTACCGAGCTACTGGCAGAGCTGGCCACTGCACTGGATACAGCCGCCCAAGATGATCAGACCGCTGCGGTGGTGGTCACTGGCAACCGCAAGGCATTCGCCGCAGGCGCTGACATCCGCGAAATGGCCGAGCGCGACCTGGTCGGCATCCTCAACGATCCTCGGGTAGCCCACTGGCAGCGCATCGCCGGCTTTGCCAAGCCGCTGATTGCGGCAGTCAATGGCTATGCCTTGGGCGGTGGTTGCGAGCTGGTGATGTGCGCTGACATCGTCATCGCCGGTACCGACGCCCGTTTCGGCCAGCCGGAGATCAACCTCGGCATCATCCCCGGCGCTGGCGGCACCCAGCGCCTGTTGCGCGCCGTTGGCAAGCCATTGGCCATGCAGATGGTGCTGACCGGCGAAGCCATTAGCGCCCGTCACGCCCAGCAGGCAGGCCTGGTCAGTGAAGTGACCCAGCCCGAATTCACCGTAGAACGCGCCCTGCATGTGGCCCGCAGCATCGCCGCCAAGGCGCCGCTGGCCGTGCGCCTGGCAAAAGAGGCGCTGCTGAAGGCCGGCGATACAGACCTGGCCAGTGGCCTGCGCTTCGAACGCCATGCATTCACCCTGCTGGCCGGCACCGCCGACCGCGACGAAGGTATCCGGGCCTTCCAGGAAAAGCGCCAGGCCCGTTTCCAAGGCCGCTGA
- the paaG gene encoding 2-(1,2-epoxy-1,2-dihydrophenyl)acetyl-CoA isomerase PaaG produces MTFQHILFSIEDGVALLSLNRPEQLNSFNTAMHLEVREALKQVRQSSDARVLLLTAEGRGFCAGQDLSDRNVAPGAEMPDLGASIDTYYNPLVRTLRDLPLPVICAVNGVAAGAGANIPLACDLVLAARSASFIQAFCKIGLVPDSGGTWLLPRLVGMARAKALAMLGERLGAEQAQQWGLIHRVVDDAALRDEALTLARQLATQPTYGLALIKRSLNASFDNGFDEQLELERDLQRLAGRSEDYREGVSAFINKRTPAFKGR; encoded by the coding sequence ATGACTTTCCAGCACATCCTGTTTTCCATTGAGGACGGCGTCGCCCTCCTCTCCTTGAACCGCCCCGAGCAGCTGAACAGCTTCAACACCGCCATGCACCTGGAAGTACGCGAAGCACTCAAGCAAGTGCGCCAGAGCAGCGATGCGCGGGTGCTGTTGCTGACGGCTGAAGGCCGCGGCTTCTGCGCAGGCCAGGACCTGTCCGACCGTAACGTTGCCCCAGGCGCTGAAATGCCAGACCTGGGCGCTTCAATCGACACGTACTACAACCCGCTGGTACGCACCCTGCGCGACCTGCCACTGCCGGTAATCTGTGCGGTAAACGGTGTTGCCGCCGGGGCCGGCGCGAATATTCCGCTGGCCTGCGACCTGGTACTGGCCGCCCGCTCGGCAAGCTTCATCCAGGCATTTTGCAAAATTGGCCTGGTGCCAGACTCTGGCGGGACCTGGCTGCTGCCGCGCCTGGTCGGCATGGCACGGGCCAAAGCCTTGGCCATGCTGGGCGAACGCCTTGGCGCCGAACAGGCACAGCAATGGGGGCTGATCCATCGCGTGGTTGACGATGCTGCACTGCGTGACGAAGCCCTCACACTGGCCCGCCAGCTCGCCACCCAGCCTACCTACGGCCTGGCGTTGATCAAGCGCAGCCTCAATGCCAGTTTCGACAACGGCTTCGATGAACAACTGGAGCTTGAGCGCGACCTGCAACGCCTGGCCGGGCGCAGCGAGGACTACCGTGAAGGCGTCAGCGCCTTCATCAACAAGCGTACTCCCGCATTCAAGGGGCGCTGA
- the paaH gene encoding 3-hydroxyacyl-CoA dehydrogenase PaaH yields MGALASNVPVAVIGAGAMGAGIAQVAAQAGHPVKLYDNRPGAAAQAVAGIDRQLARLVEKGKLQAVEREMISIRLCPVDTLDALADAGLVIEAIVENLQVKQALFNQLEALCTADCIIASNTSSLSITSLAAGLERPQQVVGMHFFNPAPLMALVEVVSGLATEPAVAACIYDTAQAWGKQPVHTRSTPGFIVNRVARPFYAESLRLLQEGAADCASLDALLRDAGGFRMGAFELTDLIGHDVNYAVTCSVFDAFYGDFRFQPSLVQKELVDAGRLGRKTGQGFYSYAEGAQRPVPAELHSPASVDACVVEGHLGVLQPLAERLRDNGIAITQRAGSGVIQVGDATLALSDGRLASQRAREDGLRNLVLLDLALDYSTASRIAISWSADTIASARDQAVTLLQRAGLKVTAVADLPGLVVLRTVAMLANEAADAVLQGVGSAADIDLAMRAGVNYPCGPLAWAAHIGIAHTLRVLDNLQRSYGESRYRPSLLLRRCEAKGGTLHD; encoded by the coding sequence ATGGGCGCACTCGCAAGCAATGTGCCCGTAGCGGTGATCGGTGCTGGTGCCATGGGGGCCGGCATCGCCCAGGTGGCGGCTCAGGCCGGCCACCCGGTAAAGCTTTACGACAACCGCCCAGGGGCCGCTGCCCAGGCAGTGGCCGGTATTGATCGCCAGCTCGCCCGGCTCGTGGAAAAAGGCAAATTGCAGGCTGTCGAGCGTGAAATGATCAGCATCCGCCTGTGCCCGGTCGACACGCTCGACGCGCTGGCCGATGCCGGCTTGGTGATCGAAGCCATCGTCGAGAACCTGCAGGTCAAGCAGGCGCTGTTCAATCAGTTAGAAGCCCTGTGCACAGCAGATTGCATTATTGCCAGCAACACTTCATCGCTGTCCATCACCAGCCTTGCTGCCGGCCTTGAACGCCCGCAGCAGGTGGTGGGGATGCACTTCTTCAACCCCGCACCGCTGATGGCGCTGGTCGAGGTGGTGTCGGGCCTGGCAACTGAGCCGGCCGTGGCCGCGTGCATCTACGACACCGCCCAAGCCTGGGGCAAACAGCCGGTGCACACGCGCTCGACACCGGGCTTTATCGTCAACCGTGTGGCGCGGCCTTTCTATGCCGAAAGCCTGCGCCTGTTACAGGAAGGAGCGGCCGATTGCGCCAGCCTTGATGCGCTGCTGCGTGATGCCGGTGGTTTCCGTATGGGTGCGTTCGAGCTTACCGACCTGATCGGCCACGACGTCAACTACGCCGTGACCTGCTCGGTGTTCGACGCATTTTATGGGGACTTCCGCTTCCAGCCTTCACTGGTGCAAAAAGAGCTGGTGGATGCCGGTCGCCTCGGCCGCAAGACAGGCCAAGGCTTCTATAGCTACGCTGAAGGCGCGCAGCGCCCAGTGCCGGCCGAACTGCACAGCCCCGCCAGTGTTGATGCCTGTGTTGTCGAGGGGCATCTGGGGGTGCTGCAGCCACTGGCAGAACGCCTGCGCGATAACGGCATTGCCATCACCCAGCGTGCTGGCAGCGGCGTGATCCAGGTCGGTGATGCCACCCTGGCACTGTCCGATGGCCGCCTCGCCAGCCAGCGCGCCCGTGAAGATGGCCTGCGCAACCTGGTGCTGCTTGATCTTGCGCTGGACTACAGCACCGCCTCACGTATTGCCATCAGCTGGTCGGCCGACACCATCGCAAGCGCTCGTGACCAGGCTGTGACCCTGCTGCAGCGGGCCGGCCTCAAGGTTACTGCTGTCGCCGACCTGCCCGGCCTGGTGGTGCTGCGCACAGTGGCAATGCTCGCCAACGAAGCTGCCGATGCCGTGTTGCAGGGCGTCGGCAGCGCCGCTGACATCGACCTGGCGATGCGCGCCGGTGTCAATTACCCCTGTGGCCCGCTGGCCTGGGCTGCGCACATCGGCATCGCCCACACCTTGCGCGTGCTCGACAACCTGCAGCGCAGCTACGGCGAGAGCCGCTACCGCCCTTCTCTGCTGTTACGCCGTTGCGAGGCCAAAGGAGGCACCCTGCATGACTGA
- the paaI gene encoding hydroxyphenylacetyl-CoA thioesterase PaaI, whose translation MTELELAQACADAMYARDLATQGLGISLLDAGPGRASLGMPVRADMIQGHGTCHGGFLFALADSAFAFACNSYDQATVALGCSIDYLAPALRDDVLTADASEVSRKGRTGLYDVRIHNQRGELVAMFHGKSYKVRGTVLAQETQDD comes from the coding sequence ATGACTGAACTCGAACTGGCACAAGCCTGTGCCGACGCCATGTATGCCCGAGATCTGGCCACCCAGGGCCTGGGCATCAGCCTGCTGGATGCCGGCCCGGGCCGGGCAAGCCTGGGCATGCCGGTACGCGCCGACATGATCCAGGGCCACGGCACCTGCCATGGCGGTTTCCTCTTCGCCCTGGCCGACTCGGCGTTTGCCTTCGCCTGTAACAGCTACGACCAGGCCACCGTGGCCCTGGGTTGCAGCATCGACTATCTGGCACCGGCGCTGCGCGATGACGTGCTCACCGCCGACGCCAGCGAGGTCAGCCGCAAAGGCCGCACCGGCCTGTACGACGTGCGCATCCACAACCAGCGCGGTGAGCTGGTGGCGATGTTCCATGGCAAATCCTACAAAGTGCGCGGCACCGTGCTGGCGCAGGAGACGCAAGATGACTGA
- the pcaF gene encoding 3-oxoadipyl-CoA thiolase has product MTEHTLADALIIDAVRTPIGRYAGALSGVRADDLAAIPLKALIQRHPELDWKAVDDVIFGCANQAGEDNRNVAHMATLLAGLPPEIPGTTINRLCGSGLDAIGNAARALRCGEAGLMLAGGVESMSRAPFVMGKSEQAFGRAAELFDTTIGWRFVNPLMKAAYGTDSMPETAENVAEQFAISRADQDGFALRSQHKAAAAQARGRLAQEIVPVEIPQRKGPAKVVEHDEHPRGDTTLEQLARLGTPFREGGSVTAGNASGVNDGACALLLASSTAARRHGLKPRGRIVGMAVAGVEPRLMGIGPVPATRKVLELTGLSLADLDVIELNEAFAAQGLAVLRELGLADDDPRVNRNGGAIALGHPLGMSGARLVTTALHELEETAGRYALCTMCIGVGQGIAMVIERL; this is encoded by the coding sequence ATGACTGAACACACCCTCGCCGATGCCCTGATCATCGACGCCGTGCGCACCCCCATAGGGCGCTATGCCGGGGCTTTGAGCGGCGTACGTGCCGATGACCTCGCCGCCATTCCGCTGAAGGCCTTGATCCAGCGCCACCCCGAGCTGGACTGGAAAGCGGTCGACGACGTGATCTTCGGCTGTGCCAACCAGGCCGGCGAAGACAATCGCAACGTGGCCCACATGGCCACCCTGTTGGCCGGGCTGCCCCCCGAAATACCGGGGACCACGATCAACCGCCTGTGCGGCTCCGGCCTGGACGCCATCGGCAATGCTGCCCGCGCCCTGCGTTGCGGCGAAGCCGGGCTGATGCTGGCTGGCGGCGTTGAGTCGATGTCGCGCGCGCCCTTCGTCATGGGCAAGTCGGAGCAGGCCTTCGGCCGCGCAGCCGAGTTGTTCGACACCACCATCGGTTGGCGCTTCGTCAATCCGCTGATGAAGGCTGCCTACGGCACCGATTCGATGCCGGAAACCGCTGAAAACGTCGCTGAACAGTTTGCTATCTCCCGCGCCGACCAAGATGGCTTCGCGCTGCGCAGCCAGCACAAGGCGGCCGCTGCTCAGGCCCGCGGCCGCCTTGCGCAAGAAATCGTGCCGGTCGAAATCCCCCAGCGCAAAGGCCCGGCCAAAGTGGTCGAGCACGATGAGCATCCGCGCGGCGACACCACGCTGGAACAACTCGCCCGTCTCGGCACCCCGTTCCGTGAAGGGGGTAGCGTCACCGCCGGCAATGCCTCCGGTGTCAACGACGGCGCTTGCGCCCTGTTGCTGGCCAGCAGCACCGCTGCCCGCCGCCATGGCCTGAAGCCCCGCGGCCGTATCGTCGGCATGGCCGTGGCCGGGGTTGAGCCACGGCTGATGGGCATCGGCCCGGTGCCGGCAACCCGAAAGGTACTTGAGCTCACGGGATTGTCACTGGCCGACCTGGACGTCATCGAGCTTAACGAAGCCTTCGCCGCCCAAGGCTTGGCGGTGCTACGCGAGCTAGGCCTGGCCGACGACGACCCCCGGGTCAACCGCAACGGCGGAGCCATTGCGCTGGGCCATCCGCTCGGCATGAGCGGTGCACGCCTGGTAACCACCGCGCTGCACGAACTGGAGGAAACTGCCGGCCGCTATGCCCTGTGCACCATGTGCATTGGCGTTGGCCAGGGCATCGCCATGGTCATAGAACGCCTCTGA
- the paaK gene encoding phenylacetate--CoA ligase PaaK, translating to MNMYHDADRALLDPMETASVDSLRQHQLERLRWSLKHAYDNVPLYRQRFAECGTHPDDLKCLADLAKFPFTGKNDLRDNYPYGMFAVPQEEVVRLHASSGTTGKPTVVGYTQNDIHTWANVVARSIRAAGGRKGDKVHVSYGYGLFTGGLGAHYGAERLGCTVIPMSGGQTEKQVQLIRDFQPDIIMVTPSYMLNLADEIERQGIDPHDLKLRLGIFGAEPWTDELRRSIEQRLGINALDIYGLSEIMGPGVAMECIETKDGPTIWEDHFYPEIIDPVTGEVLPDGQLGELVFTSLSKEALPMIRYRTRDLTRLLPGTARPMRRIGKITGRSDDMLIIRGVNVFPTQIEEQVLKIKQLSELYEIHLYRNGNLDSVEVHVELRAECQHLDEGQRKRVTGELSKQIKTYIGISTQVHLQPCGTLKRSEGKACHVYDKRLAS from the coding sequence ATGAACATGTACCATGATGCCGACCGTGCCTTGTTGGACCCGATGGAAACCGCCAGCGTCGATTCCCTGCGCCAGCACCAGCTGGAGCGCCTGCGCTGGAGCCTGAAGCACGCCTACGACAATGTACCGTTGTACCGCCAGCGCTTTGCCGAATGCGGCACCCACCCCGATGACCTCAAGTGCCTGGCAGACCTGGCGAAGTTCCCCTTCACCGGCAAGAACGATCTGCGCGACAACTACCCCTACGGCATGTTTGCCGTACCCCAGGAGGAAGTGGTACGCCTGCATGCTTCCAGCGGTACCACCGGCAAGCCTACGGTGGTCGGTTATACGCAGAACGACATTCATACCTGGGCCAATGTGGTCGCCCGCTCGATCCGCGCTGCGGGTGGGCGCAAAGGCGACAAGGTGCATGTTTCCTACGGCTACGGCCTGTTCACCGGCGGGCTGGGTGCGCATTACGGCGCCGAGCGCCTGGGCTGTACGGTAATCCCGATGTCGGGTGGTCAGACCGAGAAGCAGGTGCAGCTGATCCGCGACTTCCAGCCCGACATCATCATGGTGACGCCGTCCTATATGCTCAACCTGGCCGACGAGATCGAGCGCCAGGGCATCGACCCCCATGACCTCAAGCTGCGCCTGGGTATTTTCGGTGCCGAGCCGTGGACAGACGAGCTGCGCCGTTCGATCGAGCAGCGTTTGGGCATCAATGCCCTCGACATCTATGGCCTGTCGGAAATCATGGGGCCCGGGGTGGCGATGGAATGTATCGAGACCAAAGACGGCCCGACCATCTGGGAAGACCACTTCTATCCCGAGATCATCGACCCGGTCACCGGTGAGGTGTTGCCGGACGGCCAACTGGGCGAACTGGTGTTCACCTCGCTAAGCAAAGAGGCGCTGCCGATGATCCGTTACCGCACCCGCGACCTTACCCGCCTTTTGCCCGGCACAGCCAGGCCCATGCGGCGGATAGGCAAGATCACCGGGCGCAGCGACGACATGCTGATCATTCGCGGCGTCAACGTGTTCCCGACCCAGATCGAAGAACAGGTATTGAAAATAAAACAGCTTTCCGAGCTGTATGAGATTCACCTGTATCGCAATGGCAACCTGGACAGTGTCGAAGTGCATGTTGAATTGCGTGCGGAGTGCCAGCACCTCGATGAAGGCCAGCGCAAGCGGGTGACCGGGGAGTTGAGCAAACAGATCAAGACCTACATCGGCATCAGCACCCAGGTGCACCTGCAGCCTTGCGGCACGCTCAAACGCTCCGAGGGCAAGGCTTGCCACGTGTATGACAAACGGTTGGCCAGCTGA
- the paaA gene encoding 1,2-phenylacetyl-CoA epoxidase subunit PaaA, which translates to MYAQLVETGVKRVKSLEEMSAAERNFQEKIDAEIKIEAKNWMPEAYRQTLIRQISQHAHSEIVGMLPEGNWVTRAPSLKRKLQLMAKIQDEAGHGLYLYSAMETLGADRDEEIAKLHSGKAKYSSIFNYPTLSWADMGAVGWLVDGAAIVNQVVLQRTSYGPYSRAMIRICKEESFHQRQGYEMLLTMMRHGTQAQRDMVQDAINRLWWPSLMMFGPSDEHSPNSAQSMAWKIKRQTNDELRQRFIDQTVPQLELLGCTAPDPELKWNAERGHYDFGEIQWDEFYEVIKGNGPCNQERVATRRQAIEGGAWVREAAVAYARKQQNKNAA; encoded by the coding sequence ATGTACGCACAGCTAGTGGAAACCGGAGTCAAGCGCGTCAAATCGCTGGAAGAAATGTCCGCCGCGGAACGCAACTTCCAGGAAAAGATCGACGCCGAAATCAAGATCGAAGCCAAGAACTGGATGCCAGAGGCCTACCGCCAGACCCTGATCCGGCAGATCTCCCAACATGCCCATTCGGAAATCGTCGGCATGTTGCCCGAAGGCAACTGGGTCACCCGCGCGCCTAGCCTCAAGCGCAAGCTGCAACTGATGGCCAAGATCCAGGACGAAGCCGGCCACGGCCTGTACCTGTACAGCGCCATGGAGACCCTGGGCGCCGACCGCGACGAAGAAATCGCCAAGCTGCACAGCGGCAAGGCCAAGTACTCGAGCATCTTCAACTACCCCACCCTCAGCTGGGCCGACATGGGCGCAGTGGGCTGGCTGGTCGATGGCGCTGCAATCGTCAACCAGGTGGTACTGCAGCGCACCTCCTATGGCCCCTACTCCCGCGCGATGATCCGTATCTGCAAGGAAGAGAGCTTCCATCAGCGCCAGGGCTACGAAATGCTCCTGACCATGATGCGTCACGGCACCCAGGCACAGCGCGACATGGTCCAGGACGCAATCAATCGCCTGTGGTGGCCATCGCTGATGATGTTCGGCCCCAGCGACGAACATTCTCCAAACAGCGCTCAGTCCATGGCCTGGAAGATCAAGCGCCAGACCAACGATGAACTGCGCCAGCGTTTCATTGACCAGACCGTGCCGCAGCTCGAACTGCTCGGCTGCACGGCCCCCGACCCTGAACTGAAGTGGAACGCCGAGCGCGGTCACTACGACTTCGGCGAAATTCAGTGGGACGAATTTTACGAAGTGATCAAGGGCAACGGCCCGTGCAACCAGGAACGTGTCGCCACCCGCCGCCAGGCCATCGAGGGCGGCGCCTGGGTTCGCGAGGCCGCCGTGGCCTACGCGCGCAAGCAACAGAACAAGAACGCCGCCTGA
- the paaB gene encoding 1,2-phenylacetyl-CoA epoxidase subunit PaaB, which produces MSVWTLYEVFVRSKHGLNHKHVGSVHAADAAMAIENARELYTRRSEGVSLWVVPSALITASSPDEKDPLFAPSDDKVYRHASFYELPDEVGHM; this is translated from the coding sequence ATGTCTGTCTGGACCCTCTACGAAGTGTTCGTGCGCAGCAAGCACGGCCTTAACCACAAGCATGTCGGCAGCGTGCATGCCGCCGACGCCGCCATGGCCATCGAAAATGCCCGCGAGCTGTACACCCGACGCAGCGAGGGCGTCAGCCTGTGGGTGGTGCCTTCGGCGCTGATCACCGCCTCCTCCCCTGACGAGAAAGACCCGCTGTTCGCCCCTTCGGACGACAAGGTCTACCGCCATGCCAGCTTCTACGAGCTGCCCGATGAAGTCGGACACATGTGA